A stretch of DNA from Streptomyces rubradiris:
CGGAGATCAACGGCCGCCCGCGGCTGATGTGCATGACCCGGATGTCGGTCTTCGACCGCGCCGAGACGATCACGATCACCCCGCTGCGCGCCTTCCCGGTGATCCGCGATCTGGTGACGGACGTCGGCTTCAACTACGAGAAGGCGCGGGAGGTCCCGGCCTTCGTGCCGCCGGCCGGGCTGGGGCCGGGCGAGTACCGCATGTTCCAGGAGGACGTGGACCGCTCGCAGGAGTTCCGCAAGTGCATCGAGTGCTTCCTGTGCCAGGACACCTGCCATGTGGTGCGCGACCACGAGGAGAACAAGCGCGCGTTCGCCGGCCCGCGCTTCCTGATGCGCGTCGCCGAGCTCGACATGCACCCGCTGGACGCGGCGGCCGGGGCCGGCCTGGACCGCGGGCGCGCCGCGCAGGACGAACACGGCCTGGGCTACTGCAACATCACCAAGTGCTGCACGGAGGTGTGCCCCGAGGGCATCAAGATCACCGACAACGCCCTGATCCCGCTGAAGGAGCGGGCCGTGGACCGCAAGTACGACCCGCTGGTGTGGCTGGGTTCGAAGATCAGGAGGCGGTCGGGGGCGTAGCCGCCCAGCCGTCCCGGTACGCCCGCCAGTCCGCCTCGGTGGCCGCGAAGTCGACGTAGAGGGCGACGCCGAAGCGGGCACGGTCGGCGTCGGTACGGCTCAGGCCGAGCCGGACCCCGCGCACGGCGGCCGGGACCGTCTCGGCGTGCGCCCAGTGGCCGAACCGGTTCTCGTGGTAGAAGGGCAGGCCCATCAGCAGGTCGGTGCCGTCCGGGGTGACTTCCAGGGCCAGGCTGGTCTGCTGGGCCACATAGCCGCCGTACAGGCTCTGCGACGGCTGCATGGTGTCGTACGACATGACGGCGATCTGGTCCACCCGGCGGGCCACCTGCCCGAAGTACGCCTGCGACCACCACTTGGGGTGGCCGGTGGTCGTGCCCCAGAAGGAGTGGAAGGCGGGCAGCGGGTCGATCTGGTGGGCGGCGACGGACAGCACCGCGCCCCGGGCGTGGGTGAGGTCGCGCAGGTCGTCGAGGAGGGCGAGGTAGTTCCGGTCGCCGGAGTGCAGGGGTTCCAGGTCGAAGTGCGCGCCCTGGAACCCGGCGTCGAGGACGGCCCGGGTGGAGGCGAGGATCGCGGTCCGGGTGGCCGCGCGTTCCAGGCGCAGTCCGTCGGGGGTCTCGGTGGCCAGCACGTCGCCGAGCCATGCCTGCACCCGGACGCCGGGGATTTCCCGGTGCACGGCCGCGGTGAACCAGCGGGCCTTCCGGTACGCCGACGCGGGCAGGGTGCCGTCGTGCTCCAGAGGGCCGGAGTGGACGTAAAGGTCCCGGATACCGGTGTCGCGCAGCCGCCGCGCGAGGTCCCGCACGTCCCGCTCGGTCTTCCGCCCGTCCACCCAGGCATGCCCCAGCCAGAGGGCGTCCCGGCCCCGGGTACGGGTGCCGGGCGCCGGATCACCGGTGTAGTTGACCCACAGCGCGCTCTCGGCGGTGAGCAACGGCACCAGGAGGAGGGCGAGCAGGGCCCCCAGGAGACGACGAAGGATGCGGCGCTTGCGGGGGCGGGAGGGGGAGGCGGGTGGGGTGTCTTGGGCCGGTGGGGTCGGGGGGATGGCGGCCGGGTCGGAGGCGGGGTCGGGGTCGGGGTCCGAAGCGGTGTCCGGGGTGGGCTTGGGGGCCCGGGCGGGGTCGGAGGGCGGGCCGGAGGCCGAGGCGGGCTCGGGCTGGGAGTCCGGGTCAGGGCCGGACCCAGGCGCCTGGGCACGCTTCAGGTCCGAGTCGGGGCCGGAGGCCGAGGCGGGGACCGCGTCCGGGGTGGGCTTCGGCTGTGGGGGCGGGGGCGGGGTGGTCGTGCCGGTGTGGTCCGTGTTCGGGCCGGGCGGTCGGCTTTCGGGGGCTTGCGCGGCGGGCGCGGGTTTCTGCCCGGCCGGGTTCTCGTCCGCGTGGCCGTCGTCGCCCCGGGCCTCGTTCATTCGTCTCTCGCCCATTCCGCCCCCTCGTGTGGCCGGTCCCCCGCCCGTATCCGCCCCGCTCGCCGGGCCCCCGAGCCGCCCATACGCTCCGAAAGGTGACGTCCTTCCTGATCCGGGGCCGGCCCCGGCGTGCCACGGCGCACATACGGGTACGGGTGGCGCATGCCCTGCTGGGCTTCCTGACGGGGACCGTATGGCTGGTGTTGCCGCTGATGACGGTCCAGGCCCCCGGTCCGGTTCCCGCGGCTCACGCCCGCACTACGGCGCGCTCCGCCCCGTCGCGGCCGGAGGAGACGCCGACCGCCGACCTCGTACTGCCGCTCGTCGCCGGGGTCGCGGCCGTGGCCCTCGCCGGGTACGGCCGGCTGCGGCGCGCCCGGCGGGCCCGCACCCGGACGACTCCGGGGACCGCGCGCCCGTCCGCGCCCGCCCCGCGGAACACCTGACGGCAGGACCGGGCGGCGCCGCGCGGAAGCCGGCCGAGCCGGTCGTCCGGGCCCACGGCACGCCGTACGCCGACGCGGTCGCGGGCCCCGGTGTCCTACGGCGGCCCGCGCGTGACCGCCCGGCACCGGACGCCAGGGGGGTGGCGCCCCGGCCGCCCGCGGGCGGCCGGGGCGCAGGCGGTGTCAGAACAGGCTCAGCAGGGCCTCCGCCGGGTCGGTGAGGCCGCCCTCTCCGCCGGGCAACGGCAGCTCGAACCACACCGTCTTGCCGCGCGGCGTCCGCCGTGAGCCCCACGCCGCGCTGAGCAGCCCGACCAGTTGCAGGCCCCGTCCCCCCTCGTCGGTGTCCCGGGCGCGTCTCCGGCGCGGCTGGACCAGGCCGGAGTCCCAGACCTCGCACACCAGCGTGCGGTCCAGCAGCAGCCGTAGCCGTATCTCCCCCTCGCCGTACCGCAGGGCGTTCGTCACCAGCTCGCTGACCAGCAGCTCGGTCGTGTCGATCAGCGGCTCCAGGTCCCAGGACTGCAGCCGGTTCCGGGCGTACTCGCGGGCCCGGCCCACGCTGCGCGGCTCGCGGGGCAGCGTCCAGTCCCCGACGGAGTCCGCGGGCAGCCCCTGCACCCGGGCCATCAGCAGGGCGATGTCGTCCTCGCCGTGGTGGGTGTCCAGGGTGCTGAGGACGTGGTCGCAGACGTCCTCCAGCGGTCGGCAGGGATCGGTGAGCGCTCCGATGAACGCCTGGAGGCCCTCGTCCAGCGGATGGTCCCGGGACTCGACCAGGCCGTCCGTGTACAGGGCGAGCAGCGCGCCCTCCGGCAGTTCGACCTCGACCTCCTCGAACGGCTCGCCGCCCACGCCGAGCGGCATGCCCGGCGGCACGTCGAGCATCAGCGCCGGCTCGCCGGGCTCGACCAGCACCGGCGGCAGATGGCCCGCGTTGGCGAACGTACATCGTCTGGTGACGGAGTCGTAGACGGCGTAGACGCAGGTCGCGAGGTACACCTCGGACAGGTCGGCGTCCCGGGGCTGCCGGGCCGTGCGGGTGGCCTGCTGGACCCCGCCCGGCGTGCCGAGGCCGCGGGCGATCTCGTCCAGCGCGGAGAGCACTTCCGCCGGTTCCAGGTCCAGCAGCGCCAGGGTGCGTACGGCGGTGCGCAGTTCGCCCATCGCGACGGCCGCCCGCAGGCCCCGGCCCATCACGTCGCCGACGACCAGCGCCGTGCGGTGGCCGGGCAGTTCGATGACGTCGAACCAGTCGCCGCCCACCTCGGTGGCCGCGTTGCCGGGCAGGTAGCGGCAGGCGATGTCCAGGCCGGACGCCTCGGGGTCGCCGGGCGGGAGCAGGGACCGTTGCAGTATCAGCGCCCGTTCGTGTTCCCGGCGGTACAGGCGCGCGTTGTCGATGCAGACGGCGGCGCGCGCGGCCAGTTCGACGGCGAGGTCCCGGTCCCGGTCGCCGAACGGCTCGCTGCCCTTGGTGCGGGCGAACTGGGCGAGTCCGACGACCGTGTCGTGGGCGACCAT
This window harbors:
- a CDS encoding succinate dehydrogenase/fumarate reductase iron-sulfur subunit; protein product: MSGYEARFKVWRGDAEGGGLEDFTVEVNDGEVVLDIVHRLQATQAPDLAVRWNCKAGKCGSCSAEINGRPRLMCMTRMSVFDRAETITITPLRAFPVIRDLVTDVGFNYEKAREVPAFVPPAGLGPGEYRMFQEDVDRSQEFRKCIECFLCQDTCHVVRDHEENKRAFAGPRFLMRVAELDMHPLDAAAGAGLDRGRAAQDEHGLGYCNITKCCTEVCPEGIKITDNALIPLKERAVDRKYDPLVWLGSKIRRRSGA
- a CDS encoding SpoIIE family protein phosphatase translates to MSEIPAKATESEDPSDGARSQAAQAEAAAGDAMWQSSPPGSIYDYIRVASFSISPGGLVDQWSLRAEQLFGIPADRAVGMDPIEAFVDPDLRERGQRKMAEILDGREWTGVVPFRMPDRPDGTRGEEGLAEVYVMPTRTAEGEKAAVCIVVDVRTLRSIETDLAASQAIFGQSPFGFLLIDTDLRVRRANERFASIFGGTPDDHRGKGVHDYLPRPEAERVSATLRRVLETGESITDMHVTGYVPGSEERRHWSINLYRVHSGSGRPIGVAWLGTDITARRAAAREAAAARRNLALLNEAGARIGNSLDLETTARELLDVVVPGFCDLATVDLYQGLLAGDETPPGHADGSAELRRVAFASAVSGAPFSSAGKPVDVGAVHHFPFHSPCAEALRTARPQRVPAEEGGLVQSTLAVPMVAHDTVVGLAQFARTKGSEPFGDRDRDLAVELAARAAVCIDNARLYRREHERALILQRSLLPPGDPEASGLDIACRYLPGNAATEVGGDWFDVIELPGHRTALVVGDVMGRGLRAAVAMGELRTAVRTLALLDLEPAEVLSALDEIARGLGTPGGVQQATRTARQPRDADLSEVYLATCVYAVYDSVTRRCTFANAGHLPPVLVEPGEPALMLDVPPGMPLGVGGEPFEEVEVELPEGALLALYTDGLVESRDHPLDEGLQAFIGALTDPCRPLEDVCDHVLSTLDTHHGEDDIALLMARVQGLPADSVGDWTLPREPRSVGRAREYARNRLQSWDLEPLIDTTELLVSELVTNALRYGEGEIRLRLLLDRTLVCEVWDSGLVQPRRRRARDTDEGGRGLQLVGLLSAAWGSRRTPRGKTVWFELPLPGGEGGLTDPAEALLSLF